In the genome of Calothrix sp. PCC 6303, the window CAGCAACACCTACTTGGACTCCAACAACTGCAATTATAATTAGCGCCTGTTGCTTTTTATCTCTACTAATATCTTTTCGTATTAGTAATCCAAAAGTTGGATTGAAAATGCCATTACTGCCAATTAGTATTCCAGCTTTTATCGCTGCGATGTCTTTTGGTCATATTATTGGTACTGGTATTCTTTTAGGACTGACAAATATTGGCAGCTTGTAGATTTCAGCTTGTAGTTAAATTTTAAATCTATAGAGCAGGTTTATACCAATTCTCCAACGATGATGCATATTTATAGATAGTTTTAGTCGGTCTTTAGCACAGTGACGAATATAAATTAAATCAGCTTTGGTGAGTTGGTATAGCCATATCCACTTGGATTGGAACTTTTATCCAATCTTCCCTTCCCAAGTTGAAAAAGCAAGTCGATAATTCTTTCTGGCTTGATTAAATACTCAGCGTTCGCTCATTTTTGACCCGAAAATTTAATTAACCCTTACAGGGCTTACAATCCAGGCTCTACAAACAATTCCAGCATTTTGAGTTGAAACAAGGTTTTAGCCATTTTTATGGTTTATACCCCTCTACGTCTTAAATAGATGCTTCTAGGAGCTTAATAAAAAGGTAATACCAATTCAAATAATGATTGCAACACATCAAACAGTAGAGACGTAGCAGTGCTACGTCTCTACAAATATCTATCTGTCGCATTGTTTTTTCAAATTGGTATAATATTGATTACCTTGTATTCCCTGCATAAAAAATAAAGCTCTTATTATATATAATAAGAGCTTTACCTCATAAAAATAGACCTGGCGCCGAGCTATTTTGGCGGGAGGCAACCCTCCAACTATCGTTGCCGCAGTAGCGTTTCACCTCTGAGTTCGGGATGGATTCAGTGTGGTTCCACCACGCCATCAGCACCAGGAAATCTGTATGGTTTTGTTCCTGTTTTGGAAAAACCATGAAGACTGCATATAGAAGCGAATAATTAGTTAAGGTCAAAGCCTCGGTCTATTAGTACTCGTGAGCTACATCCATTACTGAACTTCGACTTCGAGCCTATCAACGGGTGTTCTTCCCGTGACCTTACTTACTTAAAGTAAAAAGAATACTCATCTTGAGGTGGGCTTCCCACTTAGATGCTTTCAGCGGTTATCCACTCCGCACATAGCTACCCAGCGTTTACCGTTGGCACGATAACTGGTACACCAGCGGTGCGTCCTTCCCGGTCCTCTCGTACTAAGGAAGGCTCCTCTCAATATTCTAACGCCTGCACCGGATATGGACCGAACTGTCTCACGACGTTCTGAACCCAGCTCACGTACCGCTTTAATGGGCGAACAGCCCAACCCTTGGGACGTACTTCCGCCCCAGGTTGCGATGAGCCGACATCGAGGTGCCAAACCTCCCCGTCGATGTGGACTCTTGGGGGAGATCAGCCTGTTATCCCTAGAGTAACTTTTATCCGTTGAGCGACGGCCATTCCACTCTGCGCCGTCGGATCACTAAGACCTACTTTCGTACCTGCTCGAGATGTATCTCTTGCAGTCAAGCTCCCTTATTGCCTTTACACTCGCCGCACGATTTCCAACCGTGCTGAGGGAACCATTGCGCGCCTCCGTTACCTTTTGGGAGGCGACCGCCCCAGTCAAACTGCCCACCTGAAAATGTCCTCTGACCAGATTATGGTCATCAGTTAGAATCCTAGCTTCGCCAGAGTGGTATCTCACCGTTAGCTCCTATATCCCCACAAGGATATACTCTACGCTTCCCACCTATCCTGCGCAAGCCAAGCCCGGACCCAATTCCAGGATACAGTAAAGCTTCATAGGGTCTTTCTGTCCAGGTGCAGGTAGTCCGTATCTTCACAGACAATCCTATTTCGCCGAGTCTCTCTCCGAGACACCATCCAGATCGTTACGCCTTTCGTGCGGGTCGGAACTTACCCGACAAGGAATTTCGCTACCTTAGGACCGTTATAGTTACGGCCGCCGTTCACCGGGGCTTCAGTCGTCAGCTTCAAATATTTCTACCCTGACCAACTTCCTTAACCTTCCGGCACTGGGCAGGCGTCAGCCCCCATACTTCGTGATTACACTTCGCGGAGACCTGTGTTTTTGGTAAACAGTCGCCTGGATCTCTTCACTGCGACCCATATTGCTATGGGCACCCCTTCTTCCGAAGTTACGGGGCCATTTTGCCGAGTTCCTTAGAGAGAGTTATCTCGCGCCCCTTAGTTTACTCAACCTCCCCACCTGTGTCGGTTTCGGGTACGGGTAATTTATGCTTAACGTGCCACCGAGCTTTTCTTGGAAGCTAGATTATGCCACTTCCCCGCCGTAGCAGGTCGTACTCATGCCTCAACTCAAGACGTTTTCTCCGTCTCTCAACACCTTGACACTTAAACCGGTAACCAACATCCGGCTGACATTCACCTTCTCCGTCCCTCTGCACAAACATAAATTAGTACGGGATTATTCACCCGTTGTCCATCGACTACGGCGTTCGCCCTCGCCTTAGGACCCGACTAACCCAGAGTGGACGAACCTGCCTCTGGAACCCTTGGGGTTTCGGGGTATTGGATTCTCACCAATATTTGCGCTACTCAAGCCGACATTCTCACTTCTATAAAATCCACACCTGCTTGCCGCTAATGCTTCTCTTCTTATAGAACGCTCCCCTACCACTTATACCTAAATACAAGTCCGCAGCTTCGGTACAACGTTTAGTCCCATTCATTTTCGGCGCAGGAGCGCTTGACCAGTGAGCTATTACGCACTCTTTCAAGGGTGGCTGCTTCTAGGCAAACCTCCTGGTTGTCTGTGCACTCCCACCTCCTTTGCCACTTAACGTTGATTTGGGGACCTTAGCTGGCGGTCTGGGCTGTTTCCCTCTTGACGATGAAGCTTATCCCCCACCGTCTTACTGGCTACATGTTCACTTGGTATTCTGAGTTTGTCTCGATTTGGTACCGGTCTCCCAGCCCGCACCGAAACAGTGCTTTACCCCCAAGCTATATTCGTAACCGCTGCGCCTAAACACATTTCGGGGAGAACCAGCTAGCTCCTGGCTCGATTGGCATTTCACCCCTAACCACACCTCATCCGCTGATTTTTCAACATCAGTCGGTGCGGACCTCCACTTGGTGTTACCCAAGCTTCATCCTGGACATGGTTAGATCGCCAGGGTTCGGGTCTATAAATACTGATTAACGCCCTTCTCAGACTCGGTTTCCCTTTGACTTCGCTACTTAATAGCTTAATCCACCAGTACCTATAAGTCGCCGGCTCATTCTTCAACAGGCACGCGGTCATCCGTTTAATCAGACTCCCACTGCTTGTAAGCTGACGGTTTCATGTTCTTTTTCACTCCCCTCCCGGGGTTCTTTTCACCTTTCCCTCGCGGTACTTGTTCTCTATCGGTCACGCAGTAGTATTTAGCCTTACGAGGTGGTCCTCGCTGATTCACATGGAATTTCTCGTGCTCCATGCTACTCGGGATTCAACTAGTATCTTTCAGCTTTCGACTACAAGACTCTCACTTTCTCTGGTGCATCTTTTCAATGCTTCGTCTAACCTTCTGATTCCATCTCGTTGTCCCACTACCCCACAATGCAAGCATTCTGGTTTAGGCTCTTCCCATTTCGCTCACCACTACTTTGGGAATCTCTTTTGATTTCTTTTCCTCTAGCTACTAAGATGTTTCAGTTCGCTAGGTTCGCTCTTTCCACCCTATATATTCAGGTGGCAGTATTCTGGGTTGCCCCATTCGGACATTTCCGGCTCAACGCTTGCTTCCAACTCCCCGGAACTTTTCGTAGGTAACCACGTCCTTCTTCGCCTCTGCGTGCCTAGGTATCCACCGTCAGCCCTTATTCCTTTGACCTTTTGTCTGTTTCCGATTTCACTCAATCACACCTTAGTGCTCTCAAGCTTCTCGTACTACCTACCTTTTTCGCTTCTATTATGCAGTTTTCATGGTTCTTTACTGAGTCATTACTCAGCATTCCGATTCATTAGTTCTTTGTCACTGATGAACTTAGGTGCTGACTTCAATCTCGGTTAGTTTTTTACCGATACCGTTAATAGCTTGATTAGATTATATGACTTTTTTCCTCGAACGACCTAGGAATGACCATCTTCATGTGAATTCTCTGGCTCTATTCATCCGAAGATTCATTGAACCTCATTCACTTCAAGTTGGGTAGGTCTCCCTAAAAGGAGGTGATCCAGCCACACCTTCCGGTACGGCTACCTTGTTACGACTTCACCCCAGTCACCAGTCTCGCCTTAGGCATCCCCCTCTGCAAGCAGTTAGGGTAACGACTTCGGGCACTACCAGCTTCCATGGTGTGACGGGCGGTGTGTACAAGGCCCGGGAACGAATTCACTGCAGTATGCTGACCTGCAATTACTAGCGATTCCTCCTTCATGCAGGCGAGTTGCAGCCTGCAATCTGAACTGAGCCACAGTTTCTGAGTTTCGCATCACATCGC includes:
- the psaK gene encoding photosystem I reaction center subunit PsaK; the encoded protein is MVSLFFLTVSTNVPATPTWTPTTAIIISACCFLSLLISFRISNPKVGLKMPLLPISIPAFIAAMSFGHIIGTGILLGLTNIGSL